One genomic region from Bacillus sp. SLBN-46 encodes:
- a CDS encoding AI-2E family transporter yields the protein MINKILNSSGFKRISIFFLIALVLYAMQSMINLILLTFIFTFLMDRLVQFIERKIPLNRKLIVVTSYACIVGLLSYGLVMYLPMIAGEITALIKQLTAFYTSKHDNIFLNYVVKRIEEIQISSYLEQGFQFVLKYFTDISKITLQVLLALLMSLFFLLEKPRLIEFTKKFKTSKIAPFYAEIEFFAQKFVRTFGKVIEAQLIIAVVNCTLTTISLWLLDFPQLGGLSIMIFILGLIPVAGVIISLIPLVIIAYSIGGMMKVLYVGIAIMIIHGVEAYILNPNLMSSKTNLPVFYTFIVLIFSEHFFGIWGLIIGIPVFVFLLDVLEVTETKKT from the coding sequence ATGATAAATAAAATTTTGAACAGCAGTGGTTTTAAGAGAATATCAATTTTTTTCCTAATTGCACTCGTTTTGTATGCGATGCAATCGATGATTAATTTAATCTTACTTACGTTTATTTTTACCTTTCTAATGGATCGGTTAGTTCAATTCATTGAGAGAAAAATACCTCTCAATCGTAAATTGATTGTGGTTACATCGTATGCGTGTATTGTCGGGTTGCTATCCTATGGTTTGGTGATGTACCTGCCAATGATTGCCGGTGAGATTACGGCGTTAATTAAGCAGCTAACCGCTTTTTACACATCAAAGCATGATAATATCTTTTTAAATTACGTCGTCAAGCGAATTGAAGAAATTCAGATTTCTAGTTATCTGGAACAAGGTTTTCAGTTTGTATTAAAATACTTTACTGACATTAGTAAAATTACGTTACAAGTGCTGTTAGCTTTATTAATGAGTTTATTTTTCTTATTAGAAAAACCACGCTTAATCGAATTTACGAAGAAATTCAAGACGAGTAAAATTGCACCATTTTATGCGGAAATTGAATTCTTCGCTCAGAAATTTGTTCGTACTTTTGGTAAAGTAATTGAGGCACAATTAATTATTGCCGTGGTTAACTGTACTTTAACGACGATTTCACTATGGCTGCTTGATTTTCCGCAATTAGGCGGATTGTCCATTATGATTTTCATATTGGGATTAATCCCTGTGGCAGGTGTCATTATTTCACTTATTCCGCTTGTCATTATTGCCTACAGTATAGGCGGTATGATGAAGGTATTGTATGTGGGTATTGCCATTATGATCATTCATGGTGTGGAAGCTTATATCTTAAATCCTAATTTAATGAGTTCAAAAACGAATCTTCCTGTTTTCTACACGTTTATTGTCTTGATTTTTTCTGAGCACTTTTTTGGTATATGGGGACTGATTATCGGAATTCCGGTGTTCGTCTTCCTATTGGATGTTCTGGAAGTGACCGAAACGAAGAAGACGTAA
- a CDS encoding DNA alkylation repair protein, translated as MKLDELMQKLEELGSEQTKKTFMNHGAKGTFFGVKVGDLKKLVKYVKKDQELALTLYNTGNHDAMYLAGLSVNPKLMEKETLQEWVKNANWYMLAEYTVASVAAESNYALELAREWMRSEVEMTSVAGWSTYSNYLSITPDEKLDLAEIRTLLKQVETTIHSEKNRVRYVMNNFVICVGAYVLDLYEEAIRVAGVIGKVHVDVGNTACKVPLATDYIKKIEQRDKIGVKKKTCIC; from the coding sequence ATGAAATTAGATGAATTAATGCAAAAGCTCGAGGAACTGGGGTCAGAACAAACAAAGAAAACATTTATGAATCATGGTGCAAAGGGAACTTTCTTCGGTGTGAAAGTCGGAGATTTAAAAAAGCTTGTAAAATACGTGAAAAAGGATCAGGAATTAGCGTTAACACTTTACAACACAGGTAATCATGACGCTATGTATTTAGCAGGGCTCTCTGTAAATCCCAAGCTAATGGAAAAAGAAACGCTTCAGGAATGGGTGAAGAATGCCAACTGGTACATGCTTGCGGAATATACGGTGGCAAGCGTGGCGGCTGAAAGTAATTATGCCTTGGAACTGGCAAGGGAATGGATGAGATCAGAAGTAGAAATGACCTCGGTTGCCGGGTGGAGTACATATTCTAATTATTTATCGATTACACCTGATGAAAAGCTGGACCTTGCGGAAATACGCACGCTCTTGAAACAGGTTGAAACAACGATCCACTCAGAAAAGAATCGTGTCCGCTATGTGATGAATAATTTTGTCATTTGTGTTGGAGCATATGTTTTGGATCTTTACGAAGAAGCAATCCGGGTTGCCGGGGTTATTGGGAAAGTCCATGTAGATGTTGGAAACACTGCTTGTAAGGTACCACTGGCTACCGATTATATTAAAAAAATCGAGCAGCGTGATAAAATTGGGGTCAAGAAGAAGACTTGTATCTGTTAA
- a CDS encoding cation diffusion facilitator family transporter codes for MGEIVQLLKRGNKSAMLAAIINTVISIIKGVAFMYTGNVAMFAETMHSLGDAANQFFVFIGSALSKKAPTEKYPNGFGRLVNLVLLGAVLIVGIMAFETIKEGYHHVVHPTESGGFAINIIVLAVATLLETFVLFKAMKEILHEIEVEASGLSVFGKSFANLGRAKPATKLVFMEDLVATLGGLLAIIAVVISHYTDLHQLEGIASMVIGAMMFFVVGKVFLDNAAGVIGQADEEMENKIGALVMADPDVKDIQGITVIKEGEDLHVELEIEVDPKLTVAAADDIKDRLEEKIMAEKGVVDVTIEIDEEDGVMTWKSKSELGTE; via the coding sequence ATGGGAGAAATAGTTCAATTATTAAAGCGTGGAAATAAGTCAGCCATGCTGGCAGCTATTATTAATACGGTCATTTCAATTATTAAAGGTGTAGCCTTTATGTATACTGGAAATGTCGCCATGTTTGCTGAAACGATGCACAGTTTAGGGGATGCCGCCAATCAGTTCTTTGTTTTTATCGGCTCCGCTTTAAGTAAAAAGGCACCGACAGAAAAATATCCAAATGGATTTGGCCGTTTAGTCAATCTTGTCCTTTTAGGCGCTGTCCTAATTGTTGGAATCATGGCCTTTGAAACAATAAAAGAAGGCTATCACCATGTGGTACATCCAACCGAGTCTGGTGGTTTCGCCATTAATATTATCGTGCTTGCAGTTGCAACGCTTTTGGAAACGTTTGTCCTGTTTAAGGCGATGAAGGAAATCTTGCATGAAATTGAGGTGGAGGCAAGCGGTCTAAGTGTGTTTGGAAAAAGCTTTGCTAATTTGGGTAGAGCGAAACCTGCCACAAAGCTTGTGTTCATGGAGGATTTGGTTGCAACATTGGGTGGTTTGTTAGCGATTATTGCGGTTGTAATTTCTCATTACACTGATTTGCACCAACTAGAGGGAATCGCTTCTATGGTCATTGGGGCGATGATGTTTTTCGTGGTGGGTAAGGTGTTTTTAGATAATGCTGCAGGTGTCATAGGACAAGCAGATGAAGAGATGGAGAATAAAATAGGAGCACTTGTTATGGCTGACCCTGATGTGAAGGATATTCAAGGGATTACGGTCATCAAAGAGGGAGAAGACCTTCACGTTGAATTGGAAATTGAAGTGGATCCGAAATTAACTGTGGCAGCTGCCGATGATATTAAGGACCGTTTAGAAGAAAAAATTATGGCTGAAAAAGGGGTCGTGGATGTAACGATCGAGATTGATGAAGAAGATGGAGTCATGACCTGGAAAAGTAAGAGTGAATTAGGTACTGAATAA
- a CDS encoding acyl-CoA thioesterase: MESKTCNESRVVRTSRIFPNDVNNHNTLFGGKLISDIDMIASISAVRHSRAECVTASIDSVDFLSPITPKDSVCIETFVSYTGTSSMEIFVKVIAENLMSGDRKIAATAFLTFVALDDNGKPTKVPAIIPETEEEKKLFETGKDRAEKRKEHRKSSKELAGVFTTNKPWE, encoded by the coding sequence ATGGAATCAAAGACTTGTAATGAATCTAGAGTAGTAAGAACGAGTAGAATTTTCCCTAATGATGTCAATAACCATAATACGTTGTTTGGCGGCAAGTTAATCAGTGATATTGATATGATTGCTTCGATTTCAGCGGTTAGACATTCCCGGGCTGAATGCGTAACGGCGTCGATTGATTCGGTCGATTTCCTCAGTCCAATTACGCCGAAGGATTCCGTTTGCATTGAAACGTTTGTTTCCTATACTGGAACCTCGTCAATGGAGATTTTCGTCAAAGTTATCGCCGAAAATCTGATGTCAGGTGATAGAAAAATTGCAGCCACCGCCTTTTTAACGTTTGTTGCGTTAGATGACAATGGTAAGCCAACGAAGGTCCCCGCTATTATTCCTGAGACAGAGGAAGAGAAGAAGCTATTTGAAACGGGGAAAGATCGGGCGGAAAAGCGGAAGGAACATCGAAAGAGCAGTAAGGAACTGGCCGGGGTTTTTACAACAAACAAGCCGTGGGAATAA
- a CDS encoding spore germination protein: protein MSMSFSINIDYFKVNSINNNANINVGPTVQDSNTANSKQVGCTINFGDHCTIVSKHVFQSVSKDFEENK, encoded by the coding sequence ATGAGCATGTCGTTTTCAATAAATATCGACTATTTTAAAGTAAATTCTATTAATAATAATGCAAATATTAATGTAGGGCCAACAGTTCAAGACAGTAATACGGCAAATAGTAAACAAGTTGGCTGTACGATTAACTTTGGTGACCACTGTACGATTGTTTCCAAACATGTATTCCAAAGTGTAAGCAAGGATTTTGAAGAAAACAAATAA
- the nadE gene encoding ammonia-dependent NAD(+) synthetase, with amino-acid sequence MDLQAQIMKDLHVTPNIEPKEEIRKRIDFLKNYLLKTKAKGYVLGISGGQDSTLAGRLAQLAVEELRSEGKDALFIAVRLPYGVQKDEEDAQRSLTFIRADRELVFNIKVAVDEVQNEYNASIDGDPLSDYHKGNVKARMRMIAQYAIGGMEGLLVIGTDHAAEAVTGFYTKYGDGGADILPLTGLSKRQGKALLKELGADERLYLKVPTADLLDQKPGQADETELGITYDELDDYLEGKPVSKEVAEKVEKRYLMTEHKRQMPATMFDDWWK; translated from the coding sequence ATGGATTTACAGGCACAAATTATGAAGGATTTACATGTTACTCCGAACATTGAACCAAAAGAGGAGATTCGTAAGAGAATCGACTTTTTGAAAAATTACCTGCTAAAAACCAAGGCTAAGGGATATGTACTAGGGATTAGCGGTGGTCAAGATTCTACACTCGCTGGAAGATTAGCACAGTTGGCAGTGGAAGAATTGCGTAGTGAAGGAAAGGATGCTTTATTTATTGCCGTTCGTCTTCCATATGGCGTGCAAAAGGATGAGGAGGATGCACAGCGTTCATTAACATTTATCCGTGCAGACCGAGAGCTTGTTTTTAATATAAAAGTAGCCGTGGACGAAGTTCAAAATGAATATAACGCTAGCATTGATGGGGATCCATTAAGTGATTATCATAAAGGAAATGTAAAAGCGAGAATGAGAATGATTGCCCAATATGCAATCGGCGGTATGGAGGGACTGCTTGTTATTGGGACCGATCATGCAGCAGAAGCAGTGACGGGTTTTTATACCAAGTATGGGGACGGAGGAGCGGACATCCTGCCATTGACTGGATTAAGCAAACGCCAAGGGAAGGCCTTGCTAAAAGAACTTGGTGCAGATGAGCGCCTCTATTTAAAAGTTCCAACGGCAGACCTCCTCGATCAAAAACCTGGTCAGGCAGATGAAACAGAATTAGGGATTACTTATGATGAACTGGATGATTATTTAGAGGGGAAACCTGTCTCCAAAGAAGTGGCTGAAAAAGTGGAAAAACGGTATCTCATGACGGAGCACAAGCGTCAGATGCCTGCTACTATGTTTGACGACTGGTGGAAATAA
- a CDS encoding MASE3 domain-containing protein, translated as MKITEGRFLIFSILAIVLLMFIHVFQAQIAVFYNPANYVGFHTLLESFSIAISAAILLYGLKSFEKNQSSRMLLLSFTFFIVGTLDLLHTLSFKGMPYFFTESSVAKATWFWVSARIFQSLFILATLFIPERKLSRDYRPLTLLAGIIVALTTCFLIIYYEKNLPILMVEGKGTTLLKNGIEYGISFILFVSLIRTLYQYHLEKSEATLALALAFVYLLLTELVFTIYQSVFDLDNFLGHIFKTLGFYFILKSFYFSNRKMVEEVFDEEDNDEEVQKMMKWI; from the coding sequence GTGAAAATAACGGAAGGGAGATTTCTAATATTCTCGATTTTGGCCATCGTTTTATTAATGTTTATTCATGTGTTTCAAGCGCAAATTGCTGTCTTTTATAATCCGGCGAATTATGTTGGATTTCATACGCTTTTAGAGAGCTTTAGCATCGCTATTTCTGCAGCTATACTTTTGTATGGATTGAAAAGCTTTGAGAAGAATCAGTCCAGTCGAATGCTCCTCTTATCTTTTACATTCTTTATAGTAGGGACACTTGACCTGCTCCACACCTTATCCTTTAAGGGGATGCCTTATTTTTTTACTGAAAGCTCTGTCGCGAAAGCCACCTGGTTTTGGGTTTCTGCACGAATCTTTCAGTCACTATTCATTTTAGCTACCCTATTCATTCCTGAGCGAAAATTATCAAGGGATTACCGCCCGCTGACTTTACTAGCTGGAATAATTGTTGCACTAACGACCTGCTTCTTGATTATTTATTATGAAAAAAACTTGCCTATCCTGATGGTAGAAGGTAAAGGAACCACACTTTTGAAAAATGGAATCGAATATGGGATCAGTTTTATTCTTTTTGTCTCTTTAATTAGGACATTGTATCAATATCATCTAGAAAAAAGTGAAGCGACACTTGCGCTGGCGCTTGCTTTTGTTTACTTACTGTTAACCGAGCTAGTTTTTACAATCTACCAAAGTGTATTTGACCTGGATAATTTTTTGGGCCATATTTTTAAAACACTTGGTTTCTATTTCATCCTAAAGAGTTTTTATTTTTCAAATCGGAAGATGGTAGAAGAAGTATTTGATGAGGAAGATAATGATGAAGAAGTGCAGAAAATGATGAAATGGATATAA
- a CDS encoding amino acid permease yields MGKANKLGFWVLTALVVGNMVGSGIFMLPRSLSESASPAGVIAAWLVTGLGVLMTALVFGNLAVRKPKLQGGPQIYAKDLFKQGSHASTLSGFMSTWGYWIGNLAGNVAMITTFAGYLSTFFPILTSQADWFTIGNFTLKVGNGLTFIVCSVLLWGTHTIILRGMESAGKLNFLATAAKVAGFILFIIVGLFAFEKSNMLPFMAERLDDAGHSISMMKQINNAAVNTLWAFIGVESAVVFASRARKQTDVKRATILGLFIALGIYVGISTLVMGMLDQNTLIHSDKPLIDAISTVLGPIGGKVLAAVGLISLFGSTIGWLMLSAEVPYQAAKQGLFLPAFLKENKKGIPVFSMIVSNGLGQLFIFSTISKSISGAFDFVIVIATLSYLVPYFISSVYQLKLVITGDTYKGDRSRVGDGIIALLSTIYSVWVIIAGTADMKTFMYGMILLASGILFYGPLLKKTRTNKAQQKAA; encoded by the coding sequence ATGGGGAAAGCAAATAAGTTAGGTTTTTGGGTACTAACTGCACTGGTTGTTGGTAACATGGTTGGTTCGGGTATTTTTATGCTTCCACGTTCTTTATCAGAATCAGCAAGTCCTGCTGGCGTTATTGCTGCATGGCTTGTAACTGGTCTTGGTGTATTAATGACTGCGCTCGTATTCGGAAACTTGGCGGTACGTAAACCTAAATTACAAGGCGGACCGCAAATATATGCAAAAGATTTGTTTAAACAAGGTTCACATGCATCTACTTTATCAGGGTTTATGTCTACTTGGGGTTATTGGATTGGGAACTTAGCAGGGAATGTAGCCATGATTACTACTTTCGCTGGTTACTTATCTACCTTTTTCCCAATTTTAACAAGCCAGGCAGACTGGTTCACCATTGGTAACTTTACACTTAAGGTGGGGAATGGTTTAACCTTTATCGTATGTTCCGTTCTATTATGGGGAACGCATACAATTATCCTTCGCGGGATGGAAAGTGCCGGTAAATTAAACTTTTTAGCTACTGCTGCAAAGGTTGCTGGATTTATCTTATTTATTATCGTTGGTTTGTTTGCTTTTGAAAAAAGTAACATGCTTCCATTCATGGCAGAAAGACTCGATGACGCTGGTCACTCGATTAGTATGATGAAGCAAATTAACAACGCAGCAGTTAATACCTTATGGGCATTTATTGGTGTGGAATCAGCAGTCGTTTTTGCCTCACGTGCGAGAAAACAGACAGACGTCAAACGTGCGACAATACTTGGATTATTTATTGCGCTTGGAATATACGTCGGAATCAGTACATTAGTGATGGGGATGTTAGACCAAAACACACTTATTCACTCGGATAAGCCATTAATTGATGCGATTTCTACTGTACTAGGACCAATTGGTGGGAAAGTTTTAGCAGCAGTGGGACTAATCAGCTTATTTGGATCAACGATTGGTTGGTTAATGTTAAGTGCAGAGGTTCCGTATCAAGCAGCAAAACAGGGCTTGTTCCTTCCGGCTTTCTTAAAAGAAAATAAAAAAGGCATACCAGTCTTTTCAATGATTGTTTCAAACGGTTTAGGTCAATTGTTCATTTTCTCTACGATTTCAAAATCAATCTCAGGTGCATTTGATTTTGTTATTGTCATTGCCACTTTATCGTATTTAGTTCCATACTTTATCTCATCTGTCTATCAGTTGAAATTAGTTATTACAGGAGATACCTATAAAGGGGATCGATCAAGAGTAGGAGATGGAATCATTGCTCTCCTTTCGACGATTTATTCGGTATGGGTCATCATCGCAGGTACAGCTGATATGAAAACATTCATGTACGGAATGATTCTATTAGCAAGTGGAATCTTATTCTACGGACCACTCTTGAAAAAGACAAGGACGAATAAGGCGCAACAAAAGGCCGCATAA
- a CDS encoding amino acid ABC transporter substrate-binding protein has protein sequence MKKLTVLFALLLSFMFVLSACGKDEKADKDKKDSDKKTAEKADGDLLKKIKDDGTITIGTEGTYPPFTFHDTSGNLTGFDVELAQEVAKRLGVKAEFKETQWDAMFAGLDAKRFDMIANQVGIRPDRQEKYDFSDPYITSSAVLIVSKDNDKVKAFEDIKGLNSAQSLTSNYADMAKKLGANIVGVEGFQQAVELLAQKRVDVTINDKLTFLDFKKSKPDAPVKVAATSEDASTSGFMFRKKSDTLVDEVNKALKDIIDDGTYKKISEKWFGEDVLK, from the coding sequence TTGAAAAAGTTAACTGTACTATTTGCACTTTTATTAAGCTTCATGTTTGTTCTATCAGCATGTGGTAAAGACGAGAAAGCTGATAAAGATAAAAAGGATTCAGATAAAAAGACAGCTGAAAAAGCTGACGGGGACTTATTGAAAAAAATCAAAGATGATGGAACGATTACTATTGGTACTGAGGGTACCTATCCACCTTTTACCTTCCATGATACAAGTGGAAATTTAACTGGATTTGATGTGGAGCTTGCTCAAGAAGTAGCCAAACGCCTCGGAGTGAAAGCAGAATTTAAAGAGACGCAGTGGGATGCGATGTTCGCCGGACTGGATGCCAAGCGTTTTGATATGATTGCAAACCAAGTAGGGATTCGCCCAGACCGTCAGGAAAAATATGATTTCTCTGATCCGTACATTACGTCATCTGCCGTATTAATCGTAAGCAAGGACAATGATAAGGTAAAAGCCTTTGAAGATATTAAAGGATTAAACTCTGCCCAGTCATTGACTAGTAACTATGCAGATATGGCGAAAAAACTGGGAGCTAATATTGTTGGTGTAGAAGGCTTCCAACAAGCGGTTGAACTGCTTGCTCAAAAACGTGTTGATGTAACCATCAATGATAAGCTAACATTCCTAGATTTTAAAAAGAGTAAGCCAGATGCACCGGTTAAGGTCGCTGCAACTAGTGAAGATGCTTCAACTAGCGGATTTATGTTTAGAAAGAAAAGCGATACGCTTGTGGATGAAGTGAATAAGGCATTAAAAGATATCATCGATGATGGTACGTATAAAAAAATCTCAGAGAAATGGTTTGGTGAAGATGTACTTAAATAG
- a CDS encoding amino acid ABC transporter permease codes for MYLNSIFTDPERAQKLFDIAKSSLQPMLEGAILNTIPLTIVSFICGLILAVLTALARISHVKVLQSIARVYVSAIRGTPLLVQLFIIFYGLPNLGVTLDPFISAVIGFSLSVGAYASEIIRAAILSIPKGQWEAGYSIGMSYTQALRRIILPQAAKVSIPPLSNTFISLVKDTSLASLVLVTEMFRRAQEIASTNYEFLLVYSEAALLYWVICFFLSVLQGFMERRLDRYGA; via the coding sequence ATGTACTTAAATAGTATTTTTACTGACCCAGAAAGAGCACAAAAGTTATTTGATATAGCAAAAAGTTCCCTTCAGCCTATGCTGGAGGGAGCTATTTTAAATACGATACCGTTGACTATTGTTAGCTTTATTTGCGGTTTAATCTTGGCTGTGCTGACAGCATTAGCTAGGATTTCTCATGTAAAGGTATTGCAAAGTATTGCTAGGGTCTATGTTTCTGCAATCCGAGGAACACCGTTGTTAGTGCAATTATTTATTATTTTTTATGGCCTTCCTAATCTTGGTGTTACCCTTGATCCTTTTATTTCTGCGGTCATTGGATTTTCGCTCAGTGTTGGTGCATATGCATCAGAAATCATCCGGGCAGCGATTCTATCTATTCCGAAAGGGCAGTGGGAAGCGGGATATTCCATTGGTATGTCCTATACGCAAGCATTAAGAAGAATTATTCTTCCACAGGCAGCCAAAGTTTCCATTCCTCCCTTATCGAATACCTTTATCAGTCTTGTAAAGGATACATCACTTGCTTCACTTGTGCTCGTAACTGAGATGTTTCGCCGCGCTCAGGAGATTGCTTCAACCAATTATGAATTTTTATTGGTCTATTCCGAAGCGGCACTCCTCTATTGGGTCATTTGCTTTTTCCTATCCGTCCTTCAAGGTTTTATGGAAAGAAGACTGGACCGATATGGAGCTTAG
- a CDS encoding amino acid ABC transporter ATP-binding protein, producing MISIKGLYKQFGQLEVLKGIDLEVEKGKVVVVIGPSGSGKTTMLRCLNVLETPTNGIISIEGQSLDFSKPVAKKNISTFRRLTGMVFQNYNLFPHKTALENVMEGPVVVKGESKEAARNKALSLLEKVGLGDKVDYYPAQLSGGQQQRVGIARALAMEPEVMLFDEPTSALDPELVGEVLKVMKDLAAEGMTMIVVTHEMRFAREAADEVIFMDQGVVVERDKPEVIFTQPKEERTRKFLNMIQ from the coding sequence ATGATTTCAATTAAAGGTCTATATAAACAGTTCGGTCAATTAGAAGTGTTAAAAGGAATTGACCTTGAGGTGGAGAAGGGAAAAGTGGTGGTTGTCATCGGGCCGTCCGGTTCCGGAAAAACGACCATGCTTCGTTGCTTAAATGTGCTCGAAACTCCTACAAATGGGATCATTTCCATCGAAGGTCAGAGTCTTGATTTTTCAAAACCAGTTGCGAAAAAAAATATTTCCACGTTCCGACGATTAACGGGAATGGTGTTTCAAAACTATAATCTTTTCCCACATAAAACCGCCCTTGAGAATGTGATGGAAGGACCAGTGGTGGTGAAGGGGGAAAGTAAAGAGGCTGCTCGAAATAAAGCCCTATCACTATTAGAGAAGGTTGGACTTGGGGATAAGGTGGACTATTACCCTGCACAGCTTTCAGGCGGCCAGCAGCAGCGCGTCGGGATTGCCAGGGCTCTGGCGATGGAGCCAGAAGTGATGCTGTTTGATGAACCGACATCGGCGCTTGACCCGGAGCTTGTTGGTGAAGTATTAAAGGTTATGAAGGATCTTGCCGCAGAAGGCATGACGATGATTGTAGTCACCCACGAAATGCGCTTTGCCCGTGAAGCGGCGGATGAGGTCATTTTTATGGACCAGGGTGTAGTGGTCGAAAGAGACAAGCCAGAGGTCATCTTCACCCAGCCGAAAGAAGAACGAACGAGGAAGTTTTTGAATATGATTCAGTAA
- a CDS encoding NfeD family protein — translation MEPFSIPLETIYLYGLIISGVLTVVYVLFADVFHFHGAGDGGLHFLNPVLIFAFITVLSASGYLFEKLSSLHYLLIIGISAVAAFMIVTLLNVFVLVPLSSAEESLVYKDSDLRGRIGTVITPIPVDGFGEVMIDSTSGRIAKPASSFDGEQIPNGTTVLVVQVKNGVLEVTVHQELESFI, via the coding sequence TTGGAACCTTTTAGCATTCCTTTAGAAACCATTTATTTGTATGGCTTGATCATTTCGGGTGTATTAACTGTTGTGTATGTCTTGTTTGCGGATGTGTTTCATTTCCACGGAGCGGGAGATGGGGGACTTCACTTTCTCAATCCTGTCTTGATTTTTGCCTTTATTACGGTCTTATCAGCAAGCGGTTATTTGTTTGAAAAGCTATCATCCCTACATTATTTACTTATTATAGGAATCTCGGCAGTTGCCGCTTTTATGATCGTCACCTTATTAAATGTATTTGTCCTCGTACCTTTATCCTCTGCGGAGGAGTCTCTGGTCTACAAAGATTCAGATTTAAGGGGACGAATAGGGACCGTGATCACACCTATCCCTGTGGATGGCTTTGGGGAAGTAATGATTGATAGCACAAGTGGAAGAATTGCCAAACCGGCATCAAGCTTTGATGGAGAGCAAATCCCGAATGGCACAACTGTACTTGTCGTGCAGGTGAAAAATGGGGTACTTGAAGTCACTGTTCATCAAGAATTAGAGAGTTTTATTTAG